ACGCCGAGCATCGCCGCTCACAAGGGGTGCCCGGCAATTTACGCAGCCGAATGTTTCACGTGAAACATCGTCCCGTGTAGCGCTCCTCGTCCGCGGTCCTCGCAGACGAGAATGCGCAGTGAGCGCCGAACGCGTACAGTTGGTAGGTACGGTTTCGACGGAAGGTTTCACGTGAAACATGGGATGAAGCGGTGACTCTCGCATGACCGATGTCTCCTTCGATGAGTCCACTCCCCTGGCCCGTGAGCTGGCAGCGTTGACGAAGCGCCGAAAGTCCATTTCGGAGGTCTCCGTGCGCCGCCCTGACTCGACGAGAATCTTTACGATCTCGAATCAGAAGGGCGGAGTGGGCAAGACCACCACGACCGTCAATATTGCTGCCGCTTTCGCGAAGCACGGTCTCAAGGTTCTGGTCATCGACCTTGATCCTCAGGGGAATGCTTCGACCGCCCTCGGAGTGGACCACACGTCGGAGGTCCCAAGCGTGTACGACGTGCTTATCGATGACTTTCCCATGGAAGATGTGATCCAGAAGAGCCCGGAGTTTGATTCGCTCTACTGTGTTCCGTCAACGATCCATCTTGCGGGCGCGGAGATCGAACTGGTCTCACAGGTGGCCCGCGAGCATCGGCTGCGTACCGCTCTCGACGACTTCGTGAAGCGGGCCGACGCGAATAGCTCGCCCTGGGACTACATCTTCATCGACTGCCCGCCGTCACTTGGACTTCTCACAATAAACGGATTCGTTGCAGCGACAGAGGTCTTGATCCCCATCCAGTGCGAGTACTACGCGCTTGAGGGCCTGAGTCAGCTTCTCAACAGCATCCACCTCATTCAGAAACACCTGAATCCGGTGCTGCATCTGTCGACGATACTTCTGACGATGTTCGACTCACGCACCAATCTCGCGAATCAGGTCGCTGAAGACGTGCGCGCGCACTTCCCCGATGAAGTGCTGGACGCTGTCATTCCGCGCGCGGTGCGGATCTCGGAAGCACCGAGCTTCGGTCAGACTGTCATCAGCCACGATCCCAGCGGCATCGGCGCCGTCTCGTACCTTGAAGCGGCGGCAGAAATAGCGCGACGCGAAGCGACTCAGAAGAAGGAAGACAACTAATGGCAACTCGGCGAACAGGACTGGGTCGAGGTATCGGCGCCCTGATCCCCACGCAGTCGGAGGGTGCGTCAACGGAGCGCCCCGTCGACGTCTTCTTTCCGGACACGGCTCGCTCCATCAACGTCGAGTCGACGGCTCAAGCAGAATCGAACGAGCAGGCGGACCTCAAGGCGGTTCCCGGCGCGCAGCTGGTGGGATTGAGCCCGAGCGACATCATTCCCAACGCCAACCAGCCTCGACGCAACTTCGATCCGGACGACCTCGCTGAACTCGTGCACAGCATCCGCGAGTTCGGTGTGCTCCAACCCATCGTCGTCCGGACTCACGACGCCGAGAAGGGCGTCTACGAGCTGATCATGGGCGAGCGCCGTTTGCGTGCCGCCAAGGAAGCGGGACTCGACAGCATTCCCGCGGTCATCAAGGACACGTCCGACGACGCGATGTTGCGGGACGCACTGCTCGAGAACCTGCATCGGTCAGAGCTCAATCCACTCGAAGAAGCCTCGGCGTATCAGCAGCTGCTCGAGGACTTCGGGATCACGCAGGAGCAGCTCGCCGATCGCATTGGACGATCGCGTCCACAGATCACCAACACGATCCGGCTTCTCCGTCTGCCGACGGCCGTGCAGTCAAAAGTCGCGGCTGGTGTTCTCAGTGCTGGTCACGCCCGTACGATCCTTTCGGTAAGCGAGCCCGACCTGATGGAACGGCTCGCCGCGAAGATCGTGAACGAAGACCTCTCCGTGCGCGCGGCGGAAGAGGCGGCGAAGCGCATGACGGCGAGCAGCCGCCCGAAGCCCAAACCTGGGGCGCGTCGCGGTCAGCTCGACTCGGTCGGCGAACGGCTCGGTGACCGTCTCAATACGCGCGTCAAGGTGACTCTCGGTTCGAAGAAGGGCCAGATCGTCGTTGACTTCGCCACGATCGGCGACCTCAACCGCATTCTGGAAGAGATCGGGGAAGACCCGTATAGTGGCTGACACAGAAACCGGTGCGAGAGCATTGAAAACGGGCGGTGGATCACATCCACCGCCCGTTTTGTATGATGAGCAGGCTGCTTCTCAGTCAGTCATCGCCCTGTGGACGAGCGTGCTGTATACCGCACTCAGTGTGAGCCCCGCAGCCTCGATGGCCTGCGGGACGAGGGAGGTCTCGGTGAGGCCGGGAAGCATGTTCGCTTCGAGGAACCAGACCGTCCCTTCAGCATCCACGATCACATCGATGCGCGAGATGTGTCGCAGACCGAGAAGCTTGTGGATGTTGACGGCCGTCGACGTGGCGAGAGCGGCAAGGTCGTCGTCAACGCGCGCAGGAGCGTAGAACATGGTCTCCCCCGCGTTGTACCGCGCTTCAAAACTGTACACTCCAGAGACCGGCTCGATCTCGACAGCCGGCAATGCCTGGGGGCCGTCGCCCATATCGACGACGGCGATGGCAAGCTCGACCCCGTCAACCTTCTGCTCGACGAGAGCGGTGTCGGAGTAGGTATACGCATCGACCATCGCGCGCGGCAGAACGCTCGAGTCGTCGACAATGGTCACGCCCTGGGCCGATCCACCTTGCGCCGGCTTGACCACAGCTGGTGTGCCGATTCCGGCGAGCACTTCCCCGAGCACGCCTCCCGCACCGAGCTCCCGGAACGTCTCCTGTGGAAGTGAGAGCCACTTAGGCGTTGCGAAACCCGCGCGGTCGACGAGCACTTTCGCCGTCGGCTTGAACCACGCGAGACCCGCTGCCTCGGAGTGCGAGCCGACGTAGCGAATGCCTCGCCCACGGAGCAGGGCCTGGAGCGCGCCGTCCTCTCCGCTTGCGCCGTGCAGTGCGGGCCACACAACGTCGGGAGGGGATGCAGCGAAGTCTTCGAACAGTGTCGCATTCGGCTCACGTACCGTTACCCGGTGACCCGCACGACGCAGCTCGTCGGACAGTCGAGCGCCAGAACGAAGAGAGACGTCGCGCTCGTGGGAGATGCCACCAGCGAGAACAGCGATGTCGAGTGCAGATTTATCCGTCATGATCAGGTATTCTTCCAATCTGAGATTCACGACATGTTGGGCGGAGGGGCATTGTAGTTCGATGATGATGCTCGGCCGGGGAGAGAGCCGGAGCCGCCGAACGTCTGCAGCAAGTCGAGCTCGCCGTTGACGACGTTCGCCAGGCGTCTGATTCCCACGCGGATCTGCTCCGGCGTCGGATAGCAGAACGAGAGCCGCATGTTCTGGGCGCCTCCCCCGTCTCCGTAGAAGGCTGTTCCCGGTGTGTACGCGACGAGCTCCTTCACCGCGCGCGGAAGCATTGCCTTGGAATCAAGCCCCTCGGGCAGCGTCAGCCACACGTAGAACCCGCCGTTCGGATCGGTCCACGTGCACATCGGAAGATGCTCTTCGAGAGCGGCGATCATTGTCTGCTTGCGTTCGCGGTACACGCCGCGGAACGTCTCGATCTGCCCCTTCCAATCCGCGCTGGCCAAGTACTCCGAGATGACGAGCTGGCTGAACGAAGACGGGCAGAGGATGGCCGCCTCGTTCGCCAGAATGAGCTTCTCGCGGATCGCATGCGGTGCGAGAGCCCAGCCGACGCGGAACCCCGGGGCGAGCGTCTTCGAGAAGGTGCCGAGATACACGACGCCGTCTTCGTCGAGAGAACGCAGCGCCTTCGGGGGCTCCTTGTCGAAGTAGAGCAAGCCGTACGGGTTGTCTTCGAGCACGAGAATGTCGTTCTGCTTCGCGATCTCGAGAATCTCCGCGCGCCGGCTCTCCGCGAGGGTTACTCCCGCCGGATTGTGGAACGTGGGGATCGTGTAGAGGAACTTGATGCGCTTTCCCTCGGCCTTGAGTGCCGCAATGCGCTGCCTGAGTGCCTCGGGCTCGAGACCGTCGTCGTCCATAGGAACATGGGAGATCTCGGCCTGATAGCTCTTGAAGATGACCATCGCCGTGACATAGCTCGGTCCCTCTGAAATGACGACGTCGCCGGGGTCGAGGAACAATTTGCTGAACAGCTCGAGGGCGTGCTGGCTTCCGGTCGTGACGACAATGTCAGAGGCGCTGGCAGAAATGCCCTCGAGAGCCATGACGTCAAGGATCTGCTCACGAAGGGCGGGGACGCCCTGCCCCGATCCGTACTGCAGGGCTGTCGGGCCCTGCTCACGCATGACGCGGTCCATCGCACCGGTGACGAGATCTTCGGGAAGTGCAGAGACGTAGGGCATGCCCCCCGCAAGCGACACGACCTCCGGGCGCGAGGCGACAGCGAACAGAGCCCGCACTTCGCTCGCGGCAAGACCGGCGGCGCGCGCGGCGTAGCTGGAATACCAGGGATCGAGGTTGTTTCCGGATGAGCTGGGTCGGCCTTGTTGTGTCACGTGAATCCGTTTCTTCTCTCTGATCATGGTAGTCGCAGGTGCCCCTGGCCACGGGCCGCGTTGCACTCGCGCTTAACCGAAAATCGACCCGCCCGGCGTAGCCGGACGGGTCGATAAGGTCTCGTCGGCTACGCGAGGTAGGCGGCGAGGTCGGCCTCAAGGGCCGGCTTCGGCTTGGCGCCAATGACAGTCGTCGCCACCTCTCCCCCGCTGAAGACCTTCATGGCGGGAATCGAGGTGATCTGGTACTGCATGGCAAGGTTGGGGTTCTCGTCGACATTCACCTTGACGATGTCGATCTTGTCGCTGTTCTCTGTAGCGATCTCGTCGAGAATCGGCGAAACCATGCGACACGGTCCGCACCATTCCGCCCAGAAGTCAACGAGGACGGGCTTCTCAGACTTCAAGACCTCGGCCTCGAAAGTCTGCTCAGTTACTGCGCGAGCGGTCATTGTGTCTCCTTCATCTTGGGTACAGCGGATGCTGTCGGTCGGCGTCAGGCGACGTGACCGGCAAGTTGGTCGACACCGGTGTCAGGTTCACCGGCTTCATCTAAAGACGCGAGGTAATGCTCGGCATCGAGGGCGGCGACCGTTCCGCTGCCCGCCGCGGTCGCTGCCTGGCGGTAGGTGGGGTCGATGACGTCACCCGCGGCGAAAACACCGGCGAGGTTTGTCTTGGAGGACCGTCCGTCAACGGCGATCGTTCCTTCGTCGGTAAGGTCGAGCTGGCCGTGCACGAGGTGGGTGCGGGGATCGTTTCCGATCGCGACGAAGAGACCCTGAACATCGAGGTGAGACTCAGCGCCGTCGACCGTGTTGCGCAGGGTCAGGCCTGTGACAGCATCCTCTCCGCTGATTCCCACCACCTCGTTGTTCCAGACGAACTCGATCTTGGGGTTGCTGAGCGCACGCTCCTGCATGATCTTGGAGGCGCGAAGGCTGTCGCGGCGGTGGACGATGTAGACCTTCTCTGCGAAGCGCGTGAGGAACGTCGCCTCTTCCATGGCGGAGTCTCCCCCGCCGACGACGGCGATGGTCTTGCCTTTGAAGAAGAAACCATCGCACGTGGCGCACCAGCTGACTCCGCGGCCAGAGAGGCGCTCTTCGTCGTCAAGCCCGATCTTGCGGTAGGCCGAGCCGGTCGCAACGATGACGGAACGCGCTTCGTAGGTGTCGCCAAGCATGGTCTTGACAGTCTTGACGGGGCCGTCGAGCTGAACGGAGTCGACGTCGTCGTAGACGACCTGTGCGCCGAAGCGCTCGGCCTGAGCCTGCATCTTGGTCATGAGTTCCGGTCCGAGAATGCCCTCGGGAAAACCGGGGAAGTTCTCAACGTCTGTCGTGTTCATGAGCTCGCCGCCTGCTTCGACAGAACTGGCGATGACGATCGGCTCGAGCTCTGCCCGCGCTGCGTAGATCGCCGCCGTATAGCCGGCGGGGCCGGATCCAATGATGATGACGTTGTGCACCAAGTCTCCTGACGTTGACGTTCTGTCGAATAGAACACAGTGTAGTCAGCAACTATTCCAGGTGAATCTGGGTTGACGTCGAGCGTTCTGCCCCTCTCAGCATCCCGTGTAACCACGTAGCACGGTTACGGATGCGGCGAGAGACGCTATCGACCGAGGCGACGCTTGAGCGGAGCGAGCGCACCCCTGAGATCAGGAGTGCGCAGAGCGATCAGGATGCCGAAATAGACGACGGCCATCGCAGTGGCCACGATCGCCATCGTCGCGATAGCACCGAGCGCGGAGCCGACAGCGAAGCCGCCCTCGACGGTGGCGCCGAGAGCCCACGTGATGAGCCAGCCGACGCCGGCGGCCGGCAGCGCCGCGAGAATGAACCGCAAGATCGCGAGCAGGACAGGCCGGGCACCGAGACCGCCGATCTTGCGACGAAGGAAGAGGTAGCCGACGACGAGCTGTGCCGTACCGGCGACGGAGATCGAAACAGCGAGACCGACGCCGATCCACTCGCGCGGCAGCAGAGAGCACGACAGCGCGAGCGCGATGAACAGCGATGACTGCACCACGGTGGAGAGGAACGGCGTTCGCGTGTCTCCGAGAGCGTAGAACGTGCGTTGCACGACGAAGAGAAGTGTGAAGGGGAGAAGGTCTCCGAGATACGCCAGAATAACGATCGACATCTGGCCTGCCTGCGGCAGAGTTCCGGTGAAGAGGCTCGAGAACGGCAGTGCGACGACCGCGATGACGGCGCCCGCGAGCACGATCAGCAGGGTGATCTGCCTGGCGGCCCGAGCGACATCTTCTTTCATGGTCTCGATGAGGCCCGCGTTCACGTGTTCGGCCATTCGCGTGAAGTACGCGGTGGCGACAGAGACCGCAATGACCGAGTGCGGGAGCATGATGATGAGCCACGAGCTCTGCAGCGTGGCCGTCGACGCGCCATGGCCGGACGCAAGCATCGCCACATTCGTCTGAATGAGACCACCCAGTTGCGTCAGCAGAAGAGAGCCGAACGTCCACCCTGCGAGCTTGCCCGTCGCTCGGAGGCCGATACCGCGCCAGTGGAAGTCCGGCCGATATGAGAGCCCGATGCGGCGCCAGAACAAGAACAAGATGAGGGCCTGAGCGACGATGCCCGCTGTCGCGGATCCCGCGAGAACCAGGATCATGCCGTCGGTCCACTCTGTGACGAGACGCGTTCCCGCAGCATCCGCCCTGAAGATCACCATGAAGGCGATGAGTCCCGCCATCGCAATCACGTTGTTGACCGCTGGTGCCCACGTGAATGGACCGAACAGCTTGTGGGCGTTGAGGATCTCGCCAAGCAGCGAGTAGAGCCCGTAGAACAGCACTTGCGGAAGGCACCAGTACGCGAATGCGGTGGCGAGGGCGCGTGCATCCGGGTCGATATCGCCGCTGCTGAGGTAGAGGTTCACAATGAACGGGGCAGCGAGAGTAACGACGAGCGTCACGGCGATCAGGATGACGAGGGCGACCGTGAGCAGCTTGTTAATGTACGCGCGCCCGCGGTCTTCTCCCACGATGGCTCGCACGATCGTCGGCACCAGAACGGCGCTCAGTACGCCGCCCGCGACGATCGAGTAGATCTGATTGGGAAGCTGGTTTGCGACACCGAACGCGTCGGCGCCAGCGCTGCCAACGCTTCCGATCGCCATGGCGAGCAGCACGGCCTTGGCGAAGCCCAGGAGGCGTGACACCACAGTTCCTGAGGCCAGGAAGATGCTCGCACGGCCGATGGACTCGCGGCCGTCGTTCTCGGCGTCAGTCACTTTCGCGCTCCGTCGGTGGCTCGTCCGGAGCCGGCGCCTCGGGACGAGATGCGTCATCTGCTGCCTGCTCATCGCCGTCCGACGCGCTGTCCTGCGTGTCGGCGGCCGCATGCTCCCGGCGACGTCGCAGAACCGTGCGGATGACGCCGAAGATGAACAGCAGGCTGACCCCGGCAATCAGAATGATCGTGCCGATGCGCTCCCAGTCCGCTCGTACCGTGACGGGGACCGTCGAGCTCTCGGTGAGCGAGACGCCCTCGGCCGTGTACAGATTGAGCCGGAGGTTGACGTCGCCGTTGCCGAGCCGAGCCGTCACGGGAATGGAGATGGCCTGCTGGGTCTCTGCGGGAATCTCGGTGAGCTCTGACGATTCGACAGCGAGCCTCGGATTGTCGGGCGACGCCCTCATGATCACGTGAACGGGCAGGTCGAGGCTGTTGCGCACGGAGATCTTGATCGAGATCTGATCGGCGATCATCAGAATCGGACTCGACTGCACGATCGTCACAGAATTGAGGACGTCGTTCGTGCTCTGCTCGAACTCGGCGACCGCGTCGGACCACCCGTCGAGGTCGGAGCGCCATCCGATGGAGTATGCCGTGAGCTTGGCCGCGTCGTGACGGCCGATCAGGAGGCTCGGATCGGAAAGTGCCGTGGAGAACGCGGCGATGTCGTCGTCAAAGGACGCGATGCGCGTGAATGCCGAGATGCGCTCCTCGGACTGCGGCTTGTCGACGAGCTCGAGGCCGCCGTTCTCGGCGAGCTCAATCGATTCGAGATCGGTCATTGCGACGCCGGGCGTGGATTCCAGCGTCGACAGCACGGCCGACATGCGCTCGGCGTTCGTCGGCCAGGTGCGATCCATGGTGAGAAGGATGCTGCGCTCTCCAGCGCCGGACTCCCCCGCGATGACCGCGAGCTTCGCTTCGAGAGCGGCAAGCGCGTCGCTCTGACCCGTATCGCTCGCCGCGGTCGCCGCGCGCCTCAAGTCATCGGATGCCGCAGAGTCGGCGATGAACGCTGTCGTGTCGCCAAGCGACACCTTTGCGTCGACGGTCGAGTGCGCACCTGCTGACGTGTTCGACGACGAGAGGATCACGGGTCCGAGCTTCGCGTTCTCAAAGCCGGAGAGGTCGGCCTTGGTCACGGTGTCGTCGTCGGGCCAGACGGCGGAGGGGAAGGTGTAGGGAAACTCGAGAAGAGTGTCGAGCGAGGGGATGCCGTCGGGGTCGACGGGCGGTGTCGGAGTAGGCGTCACGGCGGCACCGTTCGGACTCGGTGTTTCTGTGCCGGTCGGCGTGGTCGGCTGATCGGGCTCGTCGTCGGGCACCGGCGTGAAGTTGTTCGGATCGATGCCGAACATGAGCGATGAGGGCTGCTGAAGCGCGGACGCCCCCGACTGCAGCTGGGCGGTCGGATCGGCATCAGCATACTGAAGCGGGAATATGTTGTGTCCCGAGGTCTCGAGCGTGCGGAGCCACTCGACCGCGCTTTCGGGCGCCGCTGAGCCGAGCGCGCGAACGGATGCGATGATTCGCGGGTCGATCGCGATCGCCACGTCGTGGGCGAGCACACCGTTCAGCTGCTGCGTGAGGGAGCCCTCTTCGGACGTGTATGCCGCGAGATCCTCAGCGCTGACGAGGCTCTCGGCCGTGGGCGGGAGCGTGATGGGAACGGCAATGGCGACCGTGACGGGATCGGGAGTCTCTCCTGCCTGAAAGGCGAACGCATCGCGGGACTGCGCTGTCGCGCTGCCCGCGACGTATGTGCCCGAGAACGCATATGCGCCGAACGTCTCGGGCAGATCGAGATCATCGCTCGTCACGGTGACGGGTGTGCTGGTCCACGTGGAGCTCGGGTCGATGGCCGGAACATCCAGGGTGTCGAGCGTGACCGACGACTCCGTGTCAGCCGCCGAAACATCGAGAAACGTCGCGAGCTCGTTGCGCGAGCTGAATGGCTCGTCGCCGGCCGAGAGCACGACGTGGCCAGATGCGAGGGCGTCGTCGGTCGAGTTCGTCACCGTGACGCTCGCCCGCATT
This DNA window, taken from Paramicrobacterium agarici, encodes the following:
- a CDS encoding D-alanine--D-alanine ligase family protein; this translates as MTDKSALDIAVLAGGISHERDVSLRSGARLSDELRRAGHRVTVREPNATLFEDFAASPPDVVWPALHGASGEDGALQALLRGRGIRYVGSHSEAAGLAWFKPTAKVLVDRAGFATPKWLSLPQETFRELGAGGVLGEVLAGIGTPAVVKPAQGGSAQGVTIVDDSSVLPRAMVDAYTYSDTALVEQKVDGVELAIAVVDMGDGPQALPAVEIEPVSGVYSFEARYNAGETMFYAPARVDDDLAALATSTAVNIHKLLGLRHISRIDVIVDAEGTVWFLEANMLPGLTETSLVPQAIEAAGLTLSAVYSTLVHRAMTD
- a CDS encoding ParB/RepB/Spo0J family partition protein; this translates as MATRRTGLGRGIGALIPTQSEGASTERPVDVFFPDTARSINVESTAQAESNEQADLKAVPGAQLVGLSPSDIIPNANQPRRNFDPDDLAELVHSIREFGVLQPIVVRTHDAEKGVYELIMGERRLRAAKEAGLDSIPAVIKDTSDDAMLRDALLENLHRSELNPLEEASAYQQLLEDFGITQEQLADRIGRSRPQITNTIRLLRLPTAVQSKVAAGVLSAGHARTILSVSEPDLMERLAAKIVNEDLSVRAAEEAAKRMTASSRPKPKPGARRGQLDSVGERLGDRLNTRVKVTLGSKKGQIVVDFATIGDLNRILEEIGEDPYSG
- a CDS encoding PLP-dependent aminotransferase family protein, with the protein product MTQQGRPSSSGNNLDPWYSSYAARAAGLAASEVRALFAVASRPEVVSLAGGMPYVSALPEDLVTGAMDRVMREQGPTALQYGSGQGVPALREQILDVMALEGISASASDIVVTTGSQHALELFSKLFLDPGDVVISEGPSYVTAMVIFKSYQAEISHVPMDDDGLEPEALRQRIAALKAEGKRIKFLYTIPTFHNPAGVTLAESRRAEILEIAKQNDILVLEDNPYGLLYFDKEPPKALRSLDEDGVVYLGTFSKTLAPGFRVGWALAPHAIREKLILANEAAILCPSSFSQLVISEYLASADWKGQIETFRGVYRERKQTMIAALEEHLPMCTWTDPNGGFYVWLTLPEGLDSKAMLPRAVKELVAYTPGTAFYGDGGGAQNMRLSFCYPTPEQIRVGIRRLANVVNGELDLLQTFGGSGSLPGRASSSNYNAPPPNMS
- the trxA gene encoding thioredoxin; this translates as MTARAVTEQTFEAEVLKSEKPVLVDFWAEWCGPCRMVSPILDEIATENSDKIDIVKVNVDENPNLAMQYQITSIPAMKVFSGGEVATTVIGAKPKPALEADLAAYLA
- a CDS encoding DUF6049 family protein, which encodes MTLPTTLARAAVITAVGLSSLALTPSSAAEGTARSAVQADGGVVLTVELLDTPLVPDGEMRASVTVTNSTDDALASGHVVLSAGDEPFSSRNELATFLDVSAADTESSVTLDTLDVPAIDPSSTWTSTPVTVTSDDLDLPETFGAYAFSGTYVAGSATAQSRDAFAFQAGETPDPVTVAIAVPITLPPTAESLVSAEDLAAYTSEEGSLTQQLNGVLAHDVAIAIDPRIIASVRALGSAAPESAVEWLRTLETSGHNIFPLQYADADPTAQLQSGASALQQPSSLMFGIDPNNFTPVPDDEPDQPTTPTGTETPSPNGAAVTPTPTPPVDPDGIPSLDTLLEFPYTFPSAVWPDDDTVTKADLSGFENAKLGPVILSSSNTSAGAHSTVDAKVSLGDTTAFIADSAASDDLRRAATAASDTGQSDALAALEAKLAVIAGESGAGERSILLTMDRTWPTNAERMSAVLSTLESTPGVAMTDLESIELAENGGLELVDKPQSEERISAFTRIASFDDDIAAFSTALSDPSLLIGRHDAAKLTAYSIGWRSDLDGWSDAVAEFEQSTNDVLNSVTIVQSSPILMIADQISIKISVRNSLDLPVHVIMRASPDNPRLAVESSELTEIPAETQQAISIPVTARLGNGDVNLRLNLYTAEGVSLTESSTVPVTVRADWERIGTIILIAGVSLLFIFGVIRTVLRRRREHAAADTQDSASDGDEQAADDASRPEAPAPDEPPTERESD
- the trxB gene encoding thioredoxin-disulfide reductase; its protein translation is MHNVIIIGSGPAGYTAAIYAARAELEPIVIASSVEAGGELMNTTDVENFPGFPEGILGPELMTKMQAQAERFGAQVVYDDVDSVQLDGPVKTVKTMLGDTYEARSVIVATGSAYRKIGLDDEERLSGRGVSWCATCDGFFFKGKTIAVVGGGDSAMEEATFLTRFAEKVYIVHRRDSLRASKIMQERALSNPKIEFVWNNEVVGISGEDAVTGLTLRNTVDGAESHLDVQGLFVAIGNDPRTHLVHGQLDLTDEGTIAVDGRSSKTNLAGVFAAGDVIDPTYRQAATAAGSGTVAALDAEHYLASLDEAGEPDTGVDQLAGHVA
- the murJ gene encoding murein biosynthesis integral membrane protein MurJ, with amino-acid sequence MTDAENDGRESIGRASIFLASGTVVSRLLGFAKAVLLAMAIGSVGSAGADAFGVANQLPNQIYSIVAGGVLSAVLVPTIVRAIVGEDRGRAYINKLLTVALVILIAVTLVVTLAAPFIVNLYLSSGDIDPDARALATAFAYWCLPQVLFYGLYSLLGEILNAHKLFGPFTWAPAVNNVIAMAGLIAFMVIFRADAAGTRLVTEWTDGMILVLAGSATAGIVAQALILFLFWRRIGLSYRPDFHWRGIGLRATGKLAGWTFGSLLLTQLGGLIQTNVAMLASGHGASTATLQSSWLIIMLPHSVIAVSVATAYFTRMAEHVNAGLIETMKEDVARAARQITLLIVLAGAVIAVVALPFSSLFTGTLPQAGQMSIVILAYLGDLLPFTLLFVVQRTFYALGDTRTPFLSTVVQSSLFIALALSCSLLPREWIGVGLAVSISVAGTAQLVVGYLFLRRKIGGLGARPVLLAILRFILAALPAAGVGWLITWALGATVEGGFAVGSALGAIATMAIVATAMAVVYFGILIALRTPDLRGALAPLKRRLGR
- a CDS encoding ParA family protein, coding for MTDVSFDESTPLARELAALTKRRKSISEVSVRRPDSTRIFTISNQKGGVGKTTTTVNIAAAFAKHGLKVLVIDLDPQGNASTALGVDHTSEVPSVYDVLIDDFPMEDVIQKSPEFDSLYCVPSTIHLAGAEIELVSQVAREHRLRTALDDFVKRADANSSPWDYIFIDCPPSLGLLTINGFVAATEVLIPIQCEYYALEGLSQLLNSIHLIQKHLNPVLHLSTILLTMFDSRTNLANQVAEDVRAHFPDEVLDAVIPRAVRISEAPSFGQTVISHDPSGIGAVSYLEAAAEIARREATQKKEDN